Proteins encoded within one genomic window of Flavobacterium gilvum:
- a CDS encoding transporter: MKTVLPIIASVLLYSTSCFSQDLPSIQTDRPDQTECPFITPTGYLQFENGFSFEKNNSKSTVMAVPSILTKFGINDHFELRLITEFSIEDNDSNKISGINPVLIGFKTRLLEEKGIIPTTSFIGHLGLPNLASPELKATYYNPEFRFTMQHTLSQKQTLSYNLGAEWDGFTPEPTFIYTLTTGYSFTEKIGGYIEFFGFIPQKGKPDHRFDGGLTYLFNPNHQLDVSAGFGLSKISPEYYVALGYSFRFKI, translated from the coding sequence ATGAAAACTGTACTACCAATAATAGCGTCTGTATTACTATATTCTACTTCTTGTTTCTCTCAAGATTTGCCCTCTATCCAAACCGACAGACCTGACCAAACGGAATGCCCATTTATTACACCTACCGGCTATCTTCAATTCGAAAATGGTTTTTCTTTCGAAAAAAATAATTCGAAAAGCACCGTTATGGCTGTTCCTTCGATTTTGACAAAATTTGGAATTAATGACCATTTTGAATTACGTTTAATTACCGAATTCTCTATAGAAGATAATGATTCAAACAAAATTTCGGGTATTAATCCAGTTTTAATCGGATTTAAAACACGTCTTTTGGAAGAGAAAGGAATAATACCAACAACCTCATTCATTGGGCATCTTGGGCTTCCAAATTTAGCTTCGCCAGAATTAAAAGCGACTTATTATAACCCGGAATTTCGTTTCACTATGCAGCACACTCTTTCACAAAAACAAACTTTAAGTTACAATCTGGGTGCCGAATGGGACGGATTTACACCGGAACCAACATTTATTTACACTCTGACAACAGGGTACTCTTTTACTGAAAAAATTGGTGGATACATCGAATTCTTTGGATTTATTCCGCAAAAAGGAAAGCCAGACCACAGATTCGACGGAGGATTGACTTATTTATTCAATCCAAATCATCAATTGGATGTTTCGGCAGGTTTTGGGCTTTCCAAAATTTCTCCGGAATATTATGTTGCGTTGGGATACTCGTTCCGATTTAAGATATAA
- a CDS encoding Nramp family divalent metal transporter produces the protein MTKSLEEVHQSVATQNKTTVFKKILAFFGPAYLVSVGYMDPGNWATDIAGGSQFGYSLLWVLLMSNLMALLLQSLSARLGIVTQRDLAQASRETYSKPINYILYFLAEIAIAACDLAEVLGMAIGINLLFDIPLIQGVLITVLDTFLLLFLINKGIRKMEAFIIVLVAIIGFSFIFEMIFAQPELDKVIYGLVPSIPSENALYIAIGIIGATVMPHNLYLHSSLVQTRNFDRSPKGIKQALKYNFIDSTIALNLAFFVNAAILILAAATFYKNGMFEVAEIQDAHRFLEPLLGTKWAPVLFAVALIAAGQSSTVTGTLAGQIVMEGYLNLRIQPWVRRIITRLIAIVPAVIVILIYGESVTGKLLILSQVILSLQLGFAIIPLIHFVSDKTKMKGFHISKATQIAAWIIAFIIVSLNAKLVFNEISGWLESSENPTILWFTVVPLALFFLGLLLYIVFNPFISKSKQDIENHSPHLLKLQFSKSGSYDKKNIAVSVDFSLADEIALNSAFELGGIEAKYTLIHVVETVGAMVYGENIEDHETQIDKKLLREYEVMLSQKGFRVKTELGFGEPTKVISTIINDGNFDVLVMGTHGHTGLKDLIFGTTVDKLRHKISIPLLIVKK, from the coding sequence ATGACTAAATCCCTAGAGGAAGTGCACCAATCGGTGGCTACTCAAAATAAAACAACAGTTTTCAAAAAAATATTGGCTTTTTTTGGGCCAGCCTATTTGGTTAGCGTTGGCTATATGGATCCTGGAAATTGGGCAACAGATATTGCGGGCGGAAGTCAATTTGGATATTCCCTTTTATGGGTTTTATTGATGAGTAATTTAATGGCTTTGCTGTTGCAGAGTTTAAGCGCACGACTCGGAATTGTTACCCAACGCGATCTAGCACAAGCTTCAAGAGAAACCTATTCTAAACCCATTAATTACATTTTATACTTTTTGGCCGAAATTGCGATTGCGGCCTGTGACCTTGCCGAAGTGCTGGGAATGGCAATCGGAATCAATTTATTGTTTGATATTCCGCTTATACAAGGAGTTTTGATTACGGTTTTGGATACTTTTTTGTTATTGTTTTTAATAAATAAAGGCATCCGAAAAATGGAAGCTTTTATAATTGTATTAGTTGCAATTATTGGTTTTTCATTTATTTTCGAAATGATTTTTGCCCAACCGGAATTGGATAAAGTGATTTATGGTTTGGTGCCTTCGATACCGAGTGAAAATGCATTGTATATCGCAATCGGAATTATTGGTGCAACGGTAATGCCGCACAATTTGTACCTGCATTCTTCGTTGGTGCAAACCCGAAATTTTGACCGATCACCAAAGGGAATCAAGCAAGCTCTGAAATATAATTTTATAGATTCGACAATTGCCTTGAATTTGGCTTTTTTTGTAAATGCTGCGATTTTAATTTTGGCGGCAGCCACATTTTATAAAAATGGTATGTTTGAAGTGGCCGAGATTCAGGATGCACACCGGTTTTTGGAACCCCTTTTAGGAACCAAATGGGCTCCGGTTTTATTTGCGGTAGCTTTAATTGCGGCAGGGCAAAGCTCGACTGTTACTGGGACATTGGCGGGACAGATTGTGATGGAGGGCTATCTTAATTTACGCATTCAGCCTTGGGTTCGAAGAATTATTACGCGATTAATTGCGATTGTTCCAGCTGTTATTGTGATTTTAATTTATGGCGAAAGCGTAACGGGAAAACTGCTGATTTTGAGCCAGGTTATTTTGAGTTTACAATTGGGTTTTGCAATCATTCCGTTAATTCATTTTGTAAGCGATAAAACCAAAATGAAAGGATTTCATATTTCAAAAGCTACACAGATAGCCGCTTGGATTATAGCATTTATTATTGTTTCGCTAAATGCAAAATTAGTTTTTAATGAAATCAGTGGTTGGCTCGAATCTTCAGAAAACCCTACGATACTTTGGTTTACGGTCGTTCCTTTGGCACTTTTTTTTCTCGGATTGTTGCTATATATTGTTTTCAATCCTTTTATTTCCAAATCAAAACAGGATATCGAAAATCATTCGCCACACCTTTTAAAACTGCAATTTTCTAAGTCGGGTAGTTATGATAAAAAGAACATCGCCGTTTCTGTGGATTTTTCGCTTGCCGATGAAATTGCCTTAAACAGTGCCTTTGAATTGGGCGGAATAGAAGCAAAATACACTTTAATTCACGTGGTAGAAACCGTTGGAGCAATGGTATATGGTGAAAATATCGAGGATCATGAAACGCAAATAGATAAAAAACTGTTGAGGGAATACGAAGTAATGCTTTCGCAAAAAGGATTTCGAGTGAAAACAGAACTCGGTTTCGGCGAACCAACGAAGGTGATATCAACGATAATCAACGATGGAAATTTTGATGTATTGGTTATGGGAACTCACGGTCATACGGGCTTAAAGGATTTGATTTTTGGTACAACCGTAGATAAACTGCGTCATAAAATTTCGATACCTTTGCTGATTGTTAAAAAATAG
- a CDS encoding metal-dependent transcriptional regulator — MTFSEENYLKAIYHLTANLDSEVSTNAIAVAMETKASSVTDMLKKLAEKDLVNYKKYQGVSLTENGKLAAKMIVRKHRLWEVFLVEKLDFSWDEVHDVAEQLEHIKSEKLINKLDDFLGNPTEDPHGDPIPDAQGRIIAIEKQLLSELQSNQSGICVGVKDNSPDFLKYLDKQQIGLGTRIEVIGKETFDLSLKIKVNDIEFVISNKIASNLFVKKN; from the coding sequence ATGACTTTCTCCGAAGAAAATTACCTAAAAGCGATATACCATCTGACGGCTAATCTCGATAGCGAAGTAAGCACCAATGCCATTGCCGTTGCGATGGAAACCAAAGCTTCTTCCGTGACGGATATGCTCAAAAAATTGGCCGAAAAAGATTTGGTTAACTATAAAAAATACCAGGGTGTTTCGCTGACCGAAAATGGGAAACTCGCTGCCAAAATGATTGTTAGAAAACATCGTTTGTGGGAAGTTTTTTTGGTCGAAAAACTAGATTTTTCTTGGGATGAAGTTCACGATGTTGCTGAGCAATTGGAACATATTAAATCGGAAAAATTAATTAATAAACTAGATGATTTTCTCGGAAATCCAACCGAAGATCCTCACGGCGATCCAATTCCCGACGCGCAAGGCCGTATTATTGCGATAGAAAAACAATTGTTGTCTGAGTTGCAATCCAATCAATCGGGTATATGCGTAGGGGTAAAGGACAATTCTCCAGATTTCTTAAAATACCTTGATAAGCAACAAATTGGTTTGGGAACTAGGATTGAAGTGATTGGAAAAGAAACCTTCGATTTATCTTTAAAAATAAAAGTTAATGATATCGAATTCGTGATTTCGAATAAGATTGCAAGTAATTTGTTTGTAAAAAAGAATTAG
- a CDS encoding YybH family protein produces MKNLFSKGLVVSSVLLVLISCKKEESAASAIDTNKIKEEIQAKENEFADTYNSGVMKQIGYFADDAVTFPQNHEPVSGKSAIIEYLKAHIDTVARGRKIAFTTNEVFVSKDGEQVVELGSYTISDSTKNLINSGNYMTLFVKKDGKYYSLRDISTSDLPTE; encoded by the coding sequence ATGAAAAATTTGTTTAGTAAAGGATTAGTTGTATCTAGTGTATTGTTGGTATTAATTTCCTGTAAAAAAGAAGAATCGGCAGCCTCGGCAATTGATACTAATAAAATCAAAGAAGAAATCCAAGCCAAAGAAAATGAATTTGCCGACACCTATAATTCTGGCGTAATGAAACAAATAGGGTACTTTGCAGATGACGCAGTAACCTTTCCTCAAAATCACGAACCAGTATCTGGCAAATCAGCAATTATTGAATATTTGAAAGCCCATATTGATACTGTTGCAAGAGGCAGAAAAATTGCATTTACAACCAATGAAGTTTTTGTCTCAAAAGATGGCGAACAAGTTGTCGAATTAGGTAGCTATACAATCTCCGACTCTACAAAAAACCTCATCAATTCTGGAAACTACATGACATTATTCGTCAAAAAAGACGGAAAATATTATAGTTTAAGAGACATTAGCACCTCTGATTTGCCAACCGAATAA
- the feoB gene encoding ferrous iron transport protein B, which translates to MSLKNINVALIGNPNVGKTSVFNQLTGLNQQVGNYPGITVEKKMGFCKLPNNIKANILDLPGTYSLNASSIDESVVIELLLNKNDRLYPDVALVVTDVENLKRNLLLYTQIKDLEIPTILVINMADRMEQKGISLDIPYLEEQLKTKIALISSRKGHGIEELKNQIVSYKTIPTEPCLNASVIDADYFNSLRQAFPNQLMYKLWLVITQDVNFLNLERNEIRSTFTKSHSDLKRLQQKETIKRYQFINEVLKEGLKVDSSVAKDFRSKLDRILTHKVWGYVIFFLILFVIFQSIFEWSKIPMDLIDSSFAALSTLSDQHLPQGMLTDLISQGIIPGIGGILIFIPQIAFLFLFISILEESGYMSRVVFLMDKIMRRFGLSGKSVVPLISGTACAIPAIMATRNIENWKERLITILVTPFTTCSARLPVYAIIIGLVIPDTYVMGVLNLQGLTLMLLYVIGFGMAIFAAYILNIILKVKGKTFFVVEMPNYKLPLFKNVAINVVEKTKAFVFGAGKIILAISVILWFLASYGPGKEFKNAEEIIIENTKAHPLSPTEFNNAVASQKLENSYIGLMGRGIEPVISPLGYDWKIGIAIISSFAAREVFVGTLATIYSVGGTDNETTIKAKMAEEINPVTGQKIFNFASGISLLMFYAFAMQCASTLAITKKETNSWKWPASQLIFMSSLAYLVALIAFQILK; encoded by the coding sequence ATGAGTTTAAAAAATATCAACGTTGCTTTAATTGGGAATCCAAACGTAGGGAAAACTTCGGTTTTTAACCAACTTACCGGTCTGAATCAGCAAGTGGGAAATTATCCGGGAATTACGGTCGAGAAAAAAATGGGTTTTTGCAAACTGCCCAACAATATCAAAGCCAATATCCTTGATCTACCGGGAACCTACAGCCTGAACGCCAGCTCCATTGATGAAAGTGTTGTAATTGAACTTTTACTAAACAAAAACGACCGTCTCTATCCAGATGTTGCTCTCGTTGTCACCGATGTGGAGAATTTAAAACGAAATTTACTTCTTTATACCCAAATAAAAGACCTTGAAATTCCGACCATTTTGGTCATAAACATGGCCGACAGAATGGAACAAAAAGGGATTAGCCTTGACATTCCTTATCTCGAAGAACAATTAAAAACCAAAATCGCGCTGATTAGTTCCCGAAAAGGACATGGAATTGAGGAATTGAAGAACCAAATTGTCAGTTACAAAACCATTCCAACGGAACCTTGCCTGAATGCATCGGTGATTGATGCAGATTATTTCAATAGTCTTCGTCAGGCATTCCCAAATCAGTTAATGTATAAATTGTGGCTAGTTATTACGCAGGATGTGAATTTTTTGAATTTGGAACGAAATGAAATCCGAAGCACGTTTACCAAATCCCACTCGGATTTAAAGCGTTTGCAACAAAAGGAAACCATTAAGCGATATCAATTCATTAATGAAGTTTTAAAAGAAGGATTAAAAGTAGATTCTAGTGTTGCCAAAGATTTCCGAAGCAAACTAGACCGTATCCTCACACACAAAGTATGGGGCTATGTTATCTTTTTCCTCATTTTATTTGTGATTTTTCAATCTATATTTGAATGGTCCAAAATTCCGATGGATCTCATAGATAGTTCTTTTGCTGCATTAAGCACCCTGTCAGACCAACATTTGCCGCAGGGAATGCTAACCGATTTGATTTCGCAAGGAATAATCCCGGGAATTGGAGGAATTTTGATATTTATCCCCCAAATTGCCTTCTTGTTTTTATTCATCTCCATCCTTGAAGAAAGTGGCTATATGAGTCGAGTAGTTTTCCTAATGGACAAAATTATGCGCCGATTTGGATTATCGGGAAAAAGCGTTGTTCCCTTGATTTCAGGGACAGCCTGCGCCATTCCGGCCATTATGGCCACCCGAAACATAGAAAACTGGAAAGAACGATTGATTACCATATTGGTGACTCCGTTTACCACCTGTTCTGCCCGGCTTCCCGTTTATGCCATTATTATTGGTTTAGTAATTCCTGATACCTACGTAATGGGCGTTTTAAACCTGCAGGGATTAACCTTGATGTTGCTTTATGTCATTGGTTTTGGAATGGCAATATTTGCCGCTTATATTTTGAATATAATTTTAAAAGTAAAAGGCAAAACATTCTTCGTTGTCGAAATGCCGAACTATAAATTACCGCTGTTCAAAAACGTTGCCATCAATGTAGTTGAAAAGACGAAGGCCTTTGTTTTTGGCGCGGGAAAAATCATTTTGGCAATATCCGTCATTTTATGGTTTTTGGCTTCTTACGGCCCAGGAAAAGAGTTTAAAAACGCCGAAGAAATAATAATCGAGAATACCAAAGCACATCCTTTGTCTCCAACAGAATTTAATAATGCCGTAGCTTCACAAAAACTGGAAAACTCATACATCGGTTTAATGGGAAGAGGTATCGAACCCGTTATTTCGCCTTTGGGTTATGATTGGAAAATTGGTATCGCTATAATTAGTTCATTTGCTGCCAGAGAAGTCTTTGTTGGCACTTTGGCAACGATCTACAGCGTGGGCGGAACCGATAATGAAACAACCATCAAAGCCAAAATGGCCGAAGAAATAAACCCCGTAACAGGCCAAAAAATATTCAATTTTGCCTCGGGAATTTCCTTATTGATGTTTTATGCCTTTGCCATGCAATGTGCCAGCACGCTTGCAATTACCAAAAAAGAAACCAACTCCTGGAAATGGCCAGCAAGCCAGCTTATTTTTATGAGTTCGTTGGCTTATCTGGTGGCTTTAATTGCTTTTCAAATCTTAAAATAG
- a CDS encoding FeoA family protein, giving the protein MQTTIHSLKKGQKAIILDFDIDSVPLKLLEMGCLPGNEVELLQIAPFGDPLYLDINGSHLAIRVETAKQIEIELINNK; this is encoded by the coding sequence AAAAAGGCCAAAAAGCCATCATACTGGATTTTGATATCGATTCTGTACCATTAAAACTTTTGGAAATGGGCTGTTTGCCGGGCAATGAGGTTGAATTACTTCAAATTGCTCCTTTTGGAGATCCACTATACCTGGATATTAATGGCTCTCATCTTGCCATTCGCGTTGAGACCGCCAAACAAATTGAGATAGAACTCATTAACAACAAATAA